A window from Nitrospira sp. ND1 encodes these proteins:
- a CDS encoding Lrp/AsnC ligand binding domain-containing protein translates to MPDRAYVLINVHPGQTADVVKALGDIKEIKQIDPCWGKPDIFTIVEIPHQDALTQLVLAKIHAIPGVDQTDTHMVYRLQEGKPK, encoded by the coding sequence ATGCCGGACCGAGCCTACGTATTGATCAACGTGCATCCCGGCCAAACCGCTGATGTCGTCAAAGCCCTTGGGGATATTAAGGAAATCAAACAAATCGACCCCTGTTGGGGAAAGCCCGACATCTTCACCATCGTTGAAATTCCCCACCAGGACGCACTGACCCAACTCGTGCTCGCGAAAATTCACGCCATCCCCGGTGTCGATCAGACAGATACGCACATGGTCTATCGCCTTCAGGAGGGCAAGCCAAAGTGA
- a CDS encoding sigma-54 dependent transcriptional regulator has product MSQAKLFVVDDDEAARTLLAEALVKEGYEVEAFSSGQAAVERGKQSRADVVLTDIRMEQGDGFLVLKEFKKFSPDTSIVLLTAFGSLEGAIEAIKQGAYDYLAKPFKRDEIRLVVQRSLEHCRLVRENARFREDARAREPWSQLVGSSPAMLEVYKLVARVSEGRSTVLIEGESGTGKELIARAVHLNSPRRDKPFIPVNCGALPDHLLESEMFGYEKGAFTGAVGAKAGLFEAADSGTLFLDEIGDLGQALQVKLLRVMQEQEVRRVGSTASVKVDVRIIAATNRDLATLVKEGKFRDDLYYRLNVVRIVLPSLAERREDITMLAHHFLQKYAKQSLHVRGFLPETMALLKRYHWPGNVRELENAVERAVSLSHGPLLLPEDLPESIRAEPDSGELLKGQPAEGDQDALLTLDEVEKRHLARVLKETRGNKVKAAKILGIDRRTLYRMAERFGLDFGDEAEEK; this is encoded by the coding sequence ATGAGTCAGGCGAAGTTATTCGTAGTGGATGACGACGAGGCCGCCCGAACCTTGTTGGCGGAAGCGCTGGTGAAGGAGGGCTACGAGGTTGAGGCCTTCTCCAGCGGCCAGGCTGCGGTGGAGCGCGGCAAACAATCGCGGGCCGATGTCGTCCTGACCGATATCCGGATGGAACAAGGCGACGGATTTCTCGTGTTGAAGGAGTTCAAGAAGTTCAGCCCGGACACCTCGATCGTATTGCTGACCGCGTTCGGATCTCTGGAGGGCGCGATCGAAGCGATCAAGCAAGGGGCCTACGACTACTTGGCAAAGCCGTTTAAGAGGGACGAGATCCGTCTCGTCGTCCAGCGCAGTCTGGAGCATTGCCGCCTGGTGCGGGAAAACGCCCGTTTTCGTGAAGATGCGCGCGCACGCGAACCCTGGTCGCAGTTGGTCGGCAGCAGCCCGGCGATGCTGGAGGTGTACAAGCTGGTGGCCCGTGTTTCCGAGGGGCGGAGCACGGTGCTCATCGAAGGAGAAAGTGGAACCGGGAAAGAACTGATTGCGCGGGCTGTCCATTTGAACAGTCCGCGTCGCGACAAACCGTTCATTCCAGTCAATTGCGGCGCCTTGCCCGATCATCTCCTGGAGTCGGAAATGTTCGGCTATGAGAAGGGGGCGTTTACGGGAGCCGTCGGAGCCAAAGCCGGGCTGTTCGAGGCCGCCGATAGCGGCACGCTGTTTCTCGATGAGATCGGCGATCTCGGCCAGGCGCTTCAGGTCAAGCTCCTGCGGGTGATGCAGGAGCAGGAGGTGCGGCGTGTGGGCAGTACGGCATCGGTGAAAGTCGACGTGCGTATCATTGCCGCGACCAATCGGGACTTGGCCACGCTCGTGAAGGAAGGCAAGTTTCGCGACGACTTATACTATCGTCTCAATGTGGTGCGGATTGTCCTGCCGTCGCTGGCCGAGCGGCGCGAGGATATCACGATGCTCGCGCATCACTTTCTGCAAAAATACGCCAAGCAGTCGTTACATGTGAGGGGATTTTTGCCGGAAACGATGGCGCTCTTGAAGCGCTATCACTGGCCGGGGAATGTGCGCGAACTGGAGAATGCGGTGGAACGGGCGGTCTCGCTCAGTCATGGTCCGCTGCTGTTGCCCGAAGATCTTCCCGAATCGATCAGGGCTGAGCCGGATTCGGGTGAGCTGCTCAAGGGGCAACCCGCCGAGGGGGATCAAGACGCGCTGTTGACCTTAGATGAGGTTGAGAAGCGGCATCTGGCGCGTGTACTCAAAGAAACGCGGGGTAACAAGGTCAAGGCGGCGAAGATTCTGGGGATTGATCGGCGGACGTTATATCGAATGGCGGAGCGATTTGGATTGGATTTCGGCGATGAGGCCGAGGAGAAGTAG
- a CDS encoding sensor histidine kinase, which translates to MKSRNHVVLVIAAILFLIVMVMEWMFPLNVVGAFGFVLPILLVATVRNRRLMIVTLALCILVTFVGLFQPGKKRERFTAVVFNRIMVACVLTGVAYIGVTWEERKAREEAAKAALATQTEHLLLANTQLVEIKDKLARSERLAAVGQLVASVAHEVGTPLHSIAWHVEALAEEPGVTPAMQKRIGIIDEQLNRVVRIIQDLLSSTRQRKPEPTWYPAERLIEPVVALMEPGYHAKGVTLHTEVAPALVVWADAEKIHQVLVNLLSNALAATGAGGQVTVAVTIRQASSEEMESASCTGRSNLSTVVTLVVSDSGCGMPREDVERAFQPFFTTKAVGKGTGLGLFLSREAVSAHGGRLTLESEIDKGTTVTVVLPGLPSDSAAV; encoded by the coding sequence ATGAAGAGCCGGAATCACGTGGTCCTGGTCATCGCCGCAATCCTCTTCCTCATCGTCATGGTGATGGAATGGATGTTCCCGCTGAATGTCGTCGGCGCATTCGGTTTCGTGCTCCCGATCTTACTGGTGGCCACCGTCAGAAACCGGCGGCTCATGATCGTGACGCTGGCGCTGTGCATCCTGGTGACATTTGTGGGACTCTTCCAGCCGGGCAAGAAGCGGGAACGGTTCACCGCCGTCGTGTTTAATCGCATTATGGTGGCCTGTGTGTTGACCGGGGTGGCCTATATCGGCGTGACATGGGAGGAGCGGAAAGCCCGCGAAGAAGCCGCCAAGGCCGCGCTGGCGACGCAAACCGAGCACCTGTTGCTGGCGAATACGCAGCTGGTCGAGATTAAAGACAAGTTGGCGCGATCCGAACGGCTGGCTGCCGTGGGCCAGTTGGTGGCGTCGGTGGCGCATGAGGTCGGCACACCGTTACATTCGATTGCCTGGCATGTGGAAGCGTTGGCGGAGGAGCCCGGTGTCACCCCTGCGATGCAGAAACGAATTGGTATTATCGATGAGCAGTTGAATCGCGTGGTGCGGATTATTCAAGATCTCTTATCGTCCACCCGGCAACGCAAGCCTGAGCCGACATGGTATCCGGCGGAACGCCTGATCGAGCCGGTCGTAGCGCTGATGGAACCGGGATACCATGCCAAGGGTGTGACGCTTCACACAGAAGTGGCGCCGGCTCTGGTGGTGTGGGCCGATGCCGAAAAGATCCACCAAGTGTTGGTCAATCTCCTGAGCAATGCACTCGCGGCCACCGGGGCGGGGGGCCAGGTCACGGTCGCCGTGACCATTCGTCAGGCTTCCTCGGAGGAGATGGAGAGCGCGTCTTGCACAGGCCGGTCCAATCTCAGTACGGTGGTCACACTGGTGGTGAGTGATTCAGGCTGTGGAATGCCTCGGGAGGATGTCGAGCGAGCCTTCCAACCATTCTTCACGACGAAGGCGGTGGGTAAGGGCACCGGGTTAGGCTTATTTCTGAGCCGGGAGGCTGTGTCTGCTCACGGCGGCCGGTTGACACTCGAGAGTGAGATCGACAAGGGCACGACGGTGACTGTGGTGCTGCCTGGTTTGCCGTCCGACTCGGCTGCGGTTTAG
- the malQ gene encoding 4-alpha-glucanotransferase: MYDGTEQDLLRLLASRAGISPEYHDIAGTLHVTSDETRRAILSAMGFQVGSGAVLSQELTALDEAPWQQPCDTILILQQGYGPTQWTFRPALEEGEEQHVAVAWSLTDEKGTIVHREETSPGLNPCEVRSLAGRRMVRVELPLVQNLGLGYYDLSVGTMGSSKVVTRGTLRVVVAPPHCFVPEGLARGGRVWGLATQLYSLRSQTNWGVGDFTDLSRLVEWAGKELGAGIIGLNPLHALKNSRPHHLSPYSPTSRLFLNELYIDLDRLPEYHASPDAQRLRNSAEFQKELDQARAADLVDSESVIKAKRMMLDLAYRQFLKDNYTGIEPSLEPTTARGWLLHRFIRDEGESLERFALFQVLEEERCLIEQSPKLWPEWPAQYRAPGSPALREFSRRHRKRVRFFQYMQWVAADQLRAANTRAAQVHMTVGLYPDLALGSDRNGAEAWMLQDVLALGADCGAPPDAFAPQGQNWGFAPFHPLRLKSTGYRSFIELLRKTLRQGGAIRIDHVMTLFRLFWVPRGMSAEAGAYVQYPAEDLLRILALESLRAQTLVIGEDLGTVPDYVREQLARYKILSYRVFYFERNWDGSCKSPSAYPEQSLAVVTTHDLPTLTGYWTGEDIRLRARLGMYANEQAVQQAFEERTRDRGHILRVLNGAGLLPSGVSDQPDSVPVMTSALCRAIHVYLATSPAWVVMANLDDVIGEVTQMNLPGTVDAYPNWSRKLSLSLEELQRDERVQALAAAVCTLRPPAATA; this comes from the coding sequence ATGTATGATGGCACCGAGCAAGACCTGCTTCGTCTCCTCGCCTCACGGGCCGGTATTTCACCCGAATATCACGACATCGCCGGTACGCTCCACGTGACCAGTGACGAAACGCGTCGAGCCATTCTGTCCGCCATGGGTTTTCAAGTCGGGTCGGGCGCGGTACTGTCACAGGAACTGACCGCCTTGGACGAGGCGCCCTGGCAACAACCCTGCGATACGATTCTCATTCTCCAGCAAGGGTATGGCCCCACGCAGTGGACATTCCGCCCCGCGCTGGAGGAAGGGGAGGAGCAACACGTCGCGGTAGCCTGGAGTCTCACGGATGAAAAAGGGACCATCGTTCATCGCGAAGAAACCAGCCCCGGCCTGAATCCATGCGAGGTCCGTTCGCTGGCCGGGCGGCGCATGGTGCGCGTTGAACTGCCGTTGGTTCAGAACCTGGGACTCGGCTATTACGATTTGTCGGTCGGCACCATGGGCAGCAGCAAGGTGGTGACCAGGGGTACGCTCCGCGTGGTCGTGGCCCCGCCGCATTGTTTTGTGCCGGAGGGGCTGGCCCGGGGTGGAAGAGTGTGGGGCTTGGCGACGCAGCTCTATTCGCTACGGTCGCAGACCAATTGGGGCGTGGGCGATTTTACGGATTTGTCTCGGTTGGTCGAATGGGCAGGCAAGGAGCTGGGCGCCGGCATCATCGGGCTGAATCCATTGCATGCGCTGAAAAATTCGCGTCCCCACCATCTCAGCCCTTATTCCCCGACCAGCCGGCTATTTTTGAACGAGCTCTATATCGACCTCGATCGGCTCCCGGAGTATCACGCGTCGCCGGATGCGCAACGGCTGCGGAACAGTGCAGAGTTTCAAAAGGAGCTGGACCAGGCACGCGCCGCCGATCTGGTGGATTCCGAATCCGTAATCAAGGCGAAGCGCATGATGCTGGATCTCGCCTACCGTCAGTTTCTGAAGGATAACTATACGGGGATCGAACCGTCGCTGGAGCCGACCACCGCGCGTGGTTGGTTGTTGCATCGATTTATCCGGGACGAAGGGGAGTCGCTGGAGCGGTTTGCGTTATTTCAGGTGCTGGAAGAGGAACGGTGTCTGATCGAACAGTCGCCCAAGCTTTGGCCCGAGTGGCCGGCACAGTACCGGGCTCCCGGTTCGCCGGCGCTGCGTGAATTTTCCAGACGGCATCGTAAACGGGTCCGGTTTTTTCAATATATGCAGTGGGTGGCGGCGGATCAGTTGCGAGCGGCTAACACCCGGGCAGCTCAGGTGCACATGACGGTCGGCTTGTATCCCGATCTTGCACTGGGGAGCGATCGCAACGGGGCGGAGGCGTGGATGCTGCAGGACGTGCTTGCGCTCGGTGCGGACTGCGGCGCGCCCCCGGACGCGTTTGCGCCGCAAGGGCAAAATTGGGGATTCGCTCCGTTTCATCCGCTGCGCCTCAAGTCCACGGGCTATCGCTCGTTCATCGAGTTGCTCAGGAAAACGCTCCGGCAAGGCGGGGCGATCCGCATCGACCATGTCATGACGCTGTTCCGGCTGTTCTGGGTGCCGCGCGGGATGAGCGCAGAGGCGGGAGCCTATGTGCAGTATCCGGCCGAAGACCTGCTGCGGATTCTCGCGCTGGAAAGCCTGCGAGCGCAGACCCTGGTGATCGGAGAGGATCTGGGGACGGTGCCGGACTATGTGCGGGAACAACTGGCGCGGTATAAGATTCTCTCCTACCGAGTCTTTTATTTCGAACGGAACTGGGATGGGTCCTGCAAGTCTCCGTCGGCCTATCCCGAGCAATCGCTCGCGGTCGTCACGACACACGACCTTCCGACGCTGACCGGTTATTGGACGGGAGAAGATATCCGATTGCGGGCCAGGCTCGGCATGTATGCGAACGAACAGGCCGTACAGCAAGCATTCGAGGAGCGCACGCGCGACCGGGGGCACATCCTTCGCGTCTTAAACGGGGCGGGGTTGTTGCCCTCCGGGGTGAGCGATCAGCCTGATTCCGTTCCGGTGATGACGTCCGCTCTGTGCCGTGCGATTCATGTCTATCTTGCGACGTCGCCGGCCTGGGTCGTCATGGCCAACCTTGACGATGTGATCGGTGAAGTGACACAAATGAATCTCCCGGGCACCGTGGACGCCTATCCGAACTGGTCGCGCAAACTGTCGCTGTCTCTGGAGGAGCTCCAACGGGATGAACGCGTACAAGCACTCGCCGCAGCCGTGTGTACTCTCCGCCCTCCGGCCGCAACTGCCTAA
- a CDS encoding SPFH domain-containing protein — MRHGACFMLGAVGVLLLTSGCVAIEAGHEGVMVEQPFFFGHGGVDPAPSKTGRVWVAPTTKVIEVDVRPLQYSEHFDIISAENAPVSFDAFMIANVVEGRSPEIVGRYGTNWYQNNVKEAFRTFVREEVQKYPLFQLTTDPTTRTKLQDAIAREVQTKLIDKQNLPIRLNRVVVGSILPPKGVVEQTTQTIVQEQRKITMVEFQKAEEAREKAEKQRGIADRAYRESLGLTAPEFVDLRRIEVQKEIVQHSPSALTVIMGLERVGINMPPLASDR, encoded by the coding sequence ATGAGACACGGAGCCTGCTTCATGCTGGGGGCTGTGGGGGTATTGCTGCTGACGTCGGGTTGCGTGGCCATCGAGGCCGGCCATGAGGGGGTGATGGTCGAACAACCGTTCTTCTTCGGCCACGGAGGCGTTGATCCGGCTCCCTCCAAGACGGGCCGGGTCTGGGTTGCGCCGACGACGAAGGTGATCGAAGTGGATGTCCGGCCATTACAGTATTCGGAACATTTCGACATTATTTCGGCTGAAAACGCTCCGGTCTCCTTCGATGCGTTTATGATCGCCAATGTGGTCGAAGGGCGCTCGCCGGAGATCGTCGGTCGCTACGGCACCAACTGGTACCAAAACAACGTGAAGGAAGCTTTCCGCACGTTCGTTCGGGAAGAAGTGCAAAAGTACCCGCTGTTTCAGTTGACGACCGATCCGACGACTAGGACGAAACTGCAGGATGCCATTGCGCGTGAAGTGCAGACCAAACTCATCGACAAGCAAAACCTGCCGATCCGGCTCAATCGAGTCGTCGTCGGTAGCATTCTGCCGCCGAAGGGCGTCGTCGAGCAGACGACTCAAACCATTGTTCAGGAGCAGCGCAAGATCACGATGGTCGAGTTCCAAAAGGCGGAAGAGGCGCGTGAAAAAGCCGAAAAGCAGCGCGGGATCGCCGATCGCGCCTATCGGGAATCGTTGGGACTGACGGCGCCGGAATTCGTCGATCTGCGCCGTATCGAAGTGCAGAAGGAAATCGTGCAGCACTCGCCGTCGGCCTTGACGGTCATCATGGGATTGGAACGTGTCGGCATTAACATGCCGCCCCTGGCGAGCGATCGGTAA
- a CDS encoding cytochrome c, with protein MKVWVIGVGLAVMVAALAACESNATNQDAAKPAGGTTPAEMQVGEAKFTATCAACHGVRGVGTKQGPPLVHKIYEPNHHADMAFQRAAENGVRAHHWEFGNMPKIEGVTSGDVEHIIRYVRWLQREAGIY; from the coding sequence ATGAAGGTCTGGGTGATAGGAGTCGGGCTTGCGGTGATGGTTGCAGCTCTGGCGGCTTGTGAATCCAATGCGACCAACCAAGACGCCGCAAAGCCGGCTGGAGGTACGACCCCGGCGGAGATGCAGGTCGGCGAGGCGAAATTCACTGCCACTTGTGCCGCCTGTCATGGTGTGCGCGGTGTCGGGACCAAGCAAGGTCCGCCGCTCGTGCATAAGATTTATGAACCGAATCATCACGCCGACATGGCGTTTCAGCGGGCCGCAGAGAACGGCGTCCGCGCTCACCACTGGGAGTTCGGCAACATGCCGAAGATCGAAGGCGTGACGTCCGGAGACGTGGAGCATATCATTCGATATGTGCGATGGTTGCAGCGGGAGGCCGGGATTTATTAA
- the queC gene encoding 7-cyano-7-deazaguanine synthase QueC: MTHVDSKAVILLSGGLDSTVTAAIAKQDGYRLYCLTISYGQRHRVEVERARAVAQALSAAAHVVVDVDLRAFGGSALTDDVSVPKDRTQEERAGGVPVTYVPARNTIFLSLALAYAETLEAQRIYFGANVLDYSGYPDCRPDFIRAFEAVARLGTKMGIEGRSIEVRAPLLMLSKAEIVQRGQELRAPLELTHSCYDPGADGVACGRCDSCRIRREGFRLAGVVDPVPYAIL, from the coding sequence ATGACTCACGTCGATTCGAAGGCGGTGATCCTGCTCAGTGGTGGGTTGGACTCTACCGTCACGGCTGCCATTGCCAAGCAGGATGGCTACCGGCTCTATTGTCTGACTATCTCCTACGGCCAGCGCCATCGTGTCGAAGTCGAGCGGGCGAGGGCCGTTGCCCAGGCCTTGAGTGCCGCCGCTCATGTGGTGGTGGACGTGGATCTGCGGGCGTTCGGAGGATCCGCTCTCACGGACGATGTGAGCGTGCCCAAGGACCGCACCCAAGAGGAACGGGCGGGCGGGGTTCCCGTCACGTACGTGCCGGCTCGCAACACCATTTTTTTGTCTTTGGCTCTGGCGTACGCCGAAACGCTTGAGGCACAGAGAATTTACTTCGGGGCCAATGTGCTGGACTATTCCGGTTATCCGGACTGCCGACCGGATTTTATCCGCGCGTTTGAAGCGGTCGCCAGGCTTGGAACCAAGATGGGGATTGAGGGGCGGTCTATCGAAGTGCGTGCGCCCCTCCTGATGCTGTCAAAAGCCGAAATCGTGCAACGCGGGCAGGAACTCCGGGCTCCCTTGGAACTCACGCATAGTTGCTATGACCCCGGCGCTGATGGCGTGGCCTGCGGCCGGTGCGACAGTTGCCGGATTCGGCGTGAAGGCTTCCGCCTGGCGGGAGTTGTGGATCCTGTCCCCTATGCGATACTCTAA
- a CDS encoding TraR/DksA family transcriptional regulator — protein sequence MATKVHAKKKTPTTKAKAPAPEKPVKKERPAPVTAMTEKDEDSVAARVVAALTLKETPKEREERQRRREVLQRMLLSKRQEIMREIEGNLGQSLTEDQQRRLESARDVGDQALMDLDRELGISLMEMRNRKRQAIDEALTRLSEGTYGICAECGIEVSEKRLEAVPFAKLCVQCQSRQELLEKIEKEEDRD from the coding sequence ATGGCGACGAAAGTCCACGCGAAGAAAAAAACACCAACGACGAAAGCAAAAGCCCCCGCTCCTGAGAAGCCTGTGAAAAAAGAGCGGCCGGCTCCGGTTACTGCTATGACTGAAAAAGACGAAGACAGTGTTGCCGCGCGTGTTGTGGCAGCGCTTACGCTGAAAGAAACACCCAAGGAACGAGAAGAGCGTCAGCGCCGGCGTGAAGTCCTGCAGCGAATGCTCCTGAGTAAACGCCAGGAAATCATGCGCGAGATCGAGGGGAACCTCGGCCAGTCGTTGACCGAAGATCAGCAGCGCCGCTTGGAATCGGCCAGGGACGTGGGGGATCAGGCCCTCATGGACTTGGATCGCGAACTCGGCATTTCGTTGATGGAAATGCGGAACCGGAAGCGCCAGGCCATCGATGAGGCGTTGACTCGACTCAGCGAGGGCACATACGGGATTTGCGCGGAATGCGGCATCGAGGTCAGCGAAAAGCGGTTGGAGGCGGTGCCGTTCGCCAAGCTCTGTGTCCAATGCCAGTCTCGACAGGAATTGCTCGAGAAAATCGAGAAGGAAGAGGATCGCGACTAG
- a CDS encoding adenine phosphoribosyltransferase, which yields MNYKALIREVPDFPKPGILFYDITTLLKNAQAFRSIADELAARYEGQRIAKIIGIESRGFIMGGTLAARLGAGFVPVRKPGKLPADIYEVEYNLEYGSSVLAIHRDAVSPGERVLIVDDLLATGGTAAATIDLVRQLGGEIAGLDFLIELKGLNGRDRLAGYDVHSMIIYP from the coding sequence ATGAATTACAAAGCCCTCATTCGAGAAGTTCCAGACTTTCCTAAGCCCGGTATCCTCTTCTACGACATTACGACCCTTCTCAAGAATGCGCAGGCCTTCCGCTCCATCGCAGATGAGCTTGCCGCTCGTTACGAAGGACAGCGTATCGCAAAGATCATCGGGATCGAGTCGCGAGGCTTCATCATGGGTGGGACGTTGGCTGCCCGTCTCGGTGCCGGGTTCGTTCCGGTGCGCAAGCCGGGGAAGCTGCCCGCCGATATTTATGAGGTCGAATACAACCTGGAGTACGGATCCAGCGTGTTGGCGATTCATCGGGACGCCGTGTCACCCGGGGAGCGAGTGTTGATCGTGGATGACCTGCTGGCCACAGGCGGCACGGCAGCGGCCACGATCGACTTGGTGCGGCAACTCGGCGGGGAGATTGCTGGGTTGGACTTCCTGATCGAGCTGAAAGGCCTCAACGGACGTGATCGGCTGGCGGGTTACGACGTGCATTCGATGATCATCTATCCGTAA
- a CDS encoding RNA polymerase sigma factor RpoD/SigA — translation MARRAAVRQDNAVNSPVSARRPRVARGDEDEDAESGSHAEAEESGADNRPAESGRAEGLDTIKSYLREVRKSTLLNFKQEQALGKRVMEGDEAARLEMIEANLRLVISIGKRYMNRGFPFADIVEEGNLGLIKAVEKFNYKRGFRFSTYASWWIRQFIERAIINQGKLVRLPVHVVERLNRYLGKVEQLVHELGREPRADEVAAKLKTSVAEVDDLKQLVRTTCSLDSPISDRQDTFLRDVIEDPLCLTPAETTEGVMRRAELMAWVKELPEKERTVILARFGLDGAESRTLEEIGQEMGLTRERVRQIETAALARLRGIIERKTMKRADLL, via the coding sequence ATGGCTCGACGTGCAGCAGTGCGACAGGACAACGCGGTGAATTCACCCGTCTCGGCTCGCCGCCCACGCGTGGCGCGGGGGGATGAGGACGAGGATGCGGAGTCGGGGAGTCACGCCGAGGCCGAAGAGTCCGGAGCGGACAATCGTCCGGCGGAATCCGGGCGGGCCGAGGGCCTCGACACGATTAAGAGTTATCTGCGCGAGGTACGCAAGTCGACCCTGCTCAATTTTAAACAGGAACAGGCATTGGGCAAGCGGGTCATGGAGGGAGACGAAGCGGCGCGCCTGGAGATGATCGAGGCGAATCTCCGCCTGGTGATCAGTATCGGCAAGCGGTACATGAATCGAGGGTTTCCCTTTGCGGATATCGTCGAAGAGGGCAATCTTGGCCTGATCAAAGCGGTAGAGAAGTTCAATTACAAGCGGGGGTTCCGCTTCAGCACCTACGCCTCCTGGTGGATTCGTCAGTTTATCGAACGGGCCATCATCAATCAGGGAAAGCTCGTCCGGTTGCCGGTCCATGTCGTCGAACGGTTGAACCGGTATCTGGGCAAGGTTGAGCAGCTGGTGCATGAGCTGGGACGGGAACCAAGGGCCGACGAAGTCGCCGCCAAGCTGAAAACCAGCGTTGCGGAAGTCGATGACTTGAAGCAGCTGGTCCGCACCACTTGCTCCCTCGACAGCCCGATCAGTGACCGGCAGGATACGTTTCTGCGCGATGTGATCGAAGATCCGCTCTGCCTGACGCCGGCGGAGACGACCGAAGGCGTGATGCGGCGGGCTGAACTCATGGCCTGGGTGAAAGAGCTGCCTGAAAAGGAACGCACCGTGATCTTGGCGCGGTTTGGACTTGACGGGGCCGAGTCGCGGACGTTAGAAGAGATCGGCCAAGAGATGGGGCTGACCCGTGAGCGGGTTCGCCAGATTGAGACGGCTGCACTGGCCAGGCTCCGCGGCATTATTGAACGGAAAACCATGAAGCGGGCGGATCTCTTATGA
- a CDS encoding acylphosphatase — MPGVVLALRLVFDQWEGCAAMTDTGESVRARMLVSGRVQGVGYRAFTCRMAVARGLTGHVENLDSGQVAVDAEGNRGVLEEFLSDLKKGPVGSRVTQVQVEWSRATGRSQDFTIK; from the coding sequence ATGCCAGGCGTGGTACTCGCTCTGCGCTTGGTGTTCGACCAGTGGGAGGGCTGCGCGGCGATGACCGACACCGGCGAATCAGTGCGCGCGAGAATGCTTGTCAGCGGGCGTGTGCAGGGGGTTGGGTACCGGGCCTTTACCTGTCGGATGGCGGTTGCGCGTGGATTGACGGGTCACGTCGAGAATCTCGATAGCGGGCAGGTGGCGGTAGATGCTGAAGGAAACCGGGGCGTCCTTGAGGAGTTCCTGTCGGATCTCAAGAAGGGCCCCGTCGGGTCGCGCGTGACGCAGGTGCAGGTGGAGTGGAGTCGCGCCACGGGCCGATCTCAGGACTTTACGATTAAGTAG
- the ald gene encoding alanine dehydrogenase: MIIGVPKEIKDYEYRVSLTPDGARVLLQAGHRVVVEPSAGQGSGFSDDAYRQAGVQVAGSKAEVFQQADLIVKVKEPQLSECVLFRPGQVLFTYLHLASLPDLTKALVAADITAIAYETVEARDHSLPMLRPMSEIAGRLAVQIGAHYLGTVQGGRGLLLAGVPGVPPAHVVVLGAGVVGTSAVRIAVGMGARVTVINLDLDRLRFLDDLYGGRIATCAATESAIERAVVDADLVIGAVLVPGARAPKVVSRALVKKMKPGSVIVDVAVDQGGCCETTRPTTHSDPVYVVDGVLHYCVTNMPGIVPHTSTLALTNTTLPYIVRLASEGVEKAIRSDPGLAKGVNVMNGRITCQGVADAYGLRFTPVM, translated from the coding sequence ATGATCATCGGGGTTCCGAAGGAAATTAAGGACTACGAGTATCGTGTGAGTCTGACGCCTGACGGCGCTCGTGTGCTGCTGCAGGCGGGGCATCGGGTTGTGGTAGAGCCGTCGGCGGGACAGGGGAGCGGATTTTCGGACGACGCGTATCGACAGGCCGGCGTTCAGGTGGCCGGCTCCAAAGCCGAGGTGTTTCAGCAGGCGGACCTGATCGTGAAGGTGAAGGAGCCGCAGCTGTCCGAGTGCGTACTCTTTCGACCCGGGCAGGTGCTGTTTACCTATTTGCATCTGGCGTCGTTGCCGGATTTGACCAAGGCGTTGGTCGCGGCCGATATCACGGCCATTGCCTACGAGACCGTCGAGGCCAGAGATCACAGCTTGCCGATGTTGCGGCCGATGAGTGAGATTGCCGGGCGTCTGGCTGTGCAGATCGGGGCCCATTATCTCGGGACGGTACAGGGAGGGCGCGGTCTCCTGCTGGCCGGCGTGCCTGGGGTACCGCCTGCTCATGTCGTGGTGTTGGGCGCCGGCGTGGTGGGAACGTCGGCCGTCAGAATCGCCGTGGGCATGGGAGCGCGGGTGACCGTTATCAATCTGGATCTTGATCGGCTCCGGTTTCTCGACGATCTGTACGGCGGACGAATCGCGACATGCGCAGCGACGGAATCAGCCATTGAACGCGCGGTCGTCGACGCCGATCTGGTCATTGGTGCGGTGTTAGTCCCCGGGGCACGCGCGCCGAAGGTCGTTTCGAGAGCACTAGTAAAGAAAATGAAGCCGGGTTCCGTGATTGTGGATGTGGCGGTCGATCAGGGGGGCTGTTGTGAAACCACCAGGCCGACCACGCACTCGGATCCGGTCTATGTGGTGGATGGCGTCTTGCATTACTGCGTCACGAACATGCCCGGCATCGTGCCCCATACCTCAACTCTAGCCTTGACCAACACGACGCTCCCTTATATAGTCCGGCTCGCATCGGAGGGAGTCGAGAAAGCGATTCGATCAGACCCCGGTCTTGCCAAGGGTGTGAACGTGATGAACGGCAGAATTACCTGCCAAGGTGTGGCCGATGCATACGGCTTGCGTTTTACCCCCGTGATGTAA